In Marixanthomonas ophiurae, one genomic interval encodes:
- the smpB gene encoding SsrA-binding protein SmpB: MALQKNVNIKNRKARFEYEILDTYVAGIVLAGTEIKAIREGKASIAESFCEFQNNELFAINMTVQEYSHATSFNHNPQSERKLLLNRNELKKLEKEVKNTGLTIIPLKLFTNDRGLAKLQIALCKGKKEYDKREAIKKRETKRDLSRIKKAFNN; the protein is encoded by the coding sequence ATGGCACTTCAGAAAAATGTAAATATTAAAAACCGTAAAGCGAGGTTCGAATATGAAATTCTAGACACCTACGTCGCGGGAATTGTTTTGGCAGGTACCGAAATTAAAGCGATACGTGAGGGAAAAGCTTCTATTGCCGAGAGCTTTTGTGAGTTTCAGAACAATGAGTTGTTTGCTATTAACATGACGGTTCAAGAATATTCGCATGCTACTAGTTTTAACCATAATCCACAAAGTGAGCGCAAATTACTTTTAAACCGGAATGAGCTTAAAAAGCTCGAAAAAGAAGTAAAAAATACAGGTTTGACTATCATTCCGCTGAAATTATTTACTAACGACCGTGGTTTAGCAAAACTGCAAATCGCACTGTGTAAAGGTAAAAAGGAGTATGATAAACGTGAAGCTATTAAAAAGCGAGAAACTAAACGAGATTTAAGTAGGATTAAGAAAGCGTTTAATAACTAA
- a CDS encoding protein-L-isoaspartate(D-aspartate) O-methyltransferase, which translates to MKDTYTHKGMRKRLVETLKAKGIKNKAVLEAINAIPRHLFMDSGFIEHAYVDKAFPIAADQTISQPYTVARQTELLEVTKGDKVLEIGTGSGYQTAALLEMGIIVFSIERQNELFKKTKRFLPKLGYRPKRLIFGDGYKGLPEEAPYDGIVVTAGAPFVPNPLLAQLKVGGRLVIPVGEENQIMTVFTRTSEKEFEKNEYGEFRFVPLLEDKN; encoded by the coding sequence GTGAAAGATACCTACACCCATAAAGGCATGCGAAAACGTTTGGTTGAAACCTTAAAAGCCAAAGGAATAAAAAATAAAGCCGTATTGGAAGCCATCAATGCCATCCCAAGGCACTTGTTTATGGATTCGGGTTTTATTGAACATGCCTATGTGGATAAAGCATTTCCTATTGCTGCAGACCAAACAATCTCGCAACCTTATACCGTAGCCCGCCAAACGGAATTGTTGGAGGTTACAAAAGGTGATAAAGTATTAGAAATAGGCACTGGTAGTGGCTATCAAACCGCTGCATTGTTAGAGATGGGAATTATTGTGTTTTCTATAGAACGGCAAAATGAGTTGTTTAAAAAAACAAAACGCTTTTTACCAAAATTGGGATACCGCCCCAAACGTTTAATATTTGGCGATGGGTATAAAGGACTGCCAGAAGAAGCACCATACGATGGTATTGTTGTTACTGCCGGAGCACCTTTTGTGCCTAATCCATTATTGGCACAGTTAAAAGTAGGAGGTAGGTTGGTTATTCCAGTTGGGGAGGAAAATCAGATTATGACGGTTTTTACCCGTACTTCAGAAAAAGAATTTGAAAAAAACGAATACGGTGAGTTTCGCTTTGTACCGTTGTTAGAGGATAAAAATTAA
- a CDS encoding helix-turn-helix domain-containing protein, whose product MAKLTQYREQQNLTQEELAEKAGVSVRTIQRIEAGATPKGYTLKTLASVLRIPESSLREDTPAENFPTPHMVKIINLSSLSFLILPFGNIIVPLVIMYLKKEVNTLTKQLVSIQILWTVVVCLLMIASPFLIDWLSLPKQAIIFILLGAMVVNLIIILLNAREIHSRNKLYCKLPFSFL is encoded by the coding sequence ATGGCCAAACTAACCCAATACCGAGAACAGCAAAACTTGACCCAAGAAGAATTGGCTGAAAAAGCTGGAGTTTCGGTACGTACCATTCAACGCATAGAGGCTGGTGCCACCCCCAAAGGTTATACCTTAAAAACACTCGCTTCGGTATTGAGAATACCCGAATCATCCTTACGGGAAGATACCCCAGCAGAAAACTTCCCTACCCCACATATGGTTAAAATCATCAACCTATCGTCCTTGTCGTTTCTTATTCTTCCGTTTGGAAATATTATTGTACCACTCGTTATAATGTACCTTAAAAAAGAAGTGAACACACTTACCAAGCAACTTGTTTCTATTCAAATCCTATGGACGGTTGTAGTATGCTTATTGATGATTGCGAGTCCGTTTCTTATCGACTGGCTTTCGCTACCCAAACAAGCTATTATTTTTATACTGCTGGGAGCGATGGTCGTTAATCTTATCATTATCCTTCTAAATGCAAGGGAAATCCATAGCCGCAACAAGCTCTATTGTAAGTTACCCTTCAGTTTTTTATAG
- a CDS encoding T9SS type A sorting domain-containing protein: MKNYFTSIIVIFLAVFVTNTSSAQLVTSGDDDGSDGTLRQEIADTPAGGEITFGVLVTNVTLNSELVIDKELTITGGLLGVTIDADENGRVFNITDGLVTLNDLTITNGLEEDGGAIYIIDADLIINDSNITNSEANGPSGSGGGIFVDTGASLTVNDSEISGNQANRAGGGIEDNSNNGLNIILNNVNLDNNNAGVDPATGNPGNGGGLHITGAGDAEITGGTVNGNSAELQGGGLWNGTGNMTVDGTTVDGNSAEGDEATDGGGGIYNSGGTLEVLNGATITNNIADGTSGSGGGIFNDEGTLTVNDSEISNNESSRAGGGIEHNSANGGSIMLDTVTMEGNSTASNPGNGGALHISGPGDSMIMDSTISNNTADLEGGGLWNGSGTMTVDGTTLDGNTASGNMADEGGGGIYNNEGTLNVQGATITGNIADGTSGSGGGILNNLGTLTVSSSTISGNTAVRAGGGIEENSVAGNTVTLNNVDLDGNVADSNPGNGGALHISGPGNVDITDGSVTNNTASREGGGLWNSVGTMTIDGVLIDGNTAEGNEAHDGGAGVFNNGGTLTIINETEITNNLATGTSASGGGILSTDGSVNITESILDSNSANRAGGAIEIIDGNLIIDDSELTANDVNGGAGTANPGNGGAIHVTGMSGIINIDESDILNNEAANEGGGLWNQSGTAMNVNTSTVASNSAPDGGGIYNNGGMLEFRASTLSNNSATANSGGGLNNDSGSATILRSTVSGNDSAADGGGIYNNDEMDVNAVTITLNTAVGEGGGIEAESVVSIKNTIVADNTAANGQDVSGSFSSNGYNLIGNDDNDEFPEASNDIEGIAPNLGPLQDNGGLTFTHELLSGSEGIDDGDPADTFVDQRNFSLVGNRDIGSYERGGVLGVNNVEAISTSTIYPNPTNGIFTIEVADSVSGKVSVTIVTVTGKVVKQTTVETGANQINLSGMAAGMYIVNVQTENASTSHKLLLSK; this comes from the coding sequence ATGAAAAATTATTTTACTTCAATTATCGTCATTTTTTTGGCGGTATTTGTCACAAACACATCATCAGCCCAACTTGTAACGAGTGGAGACGATGATGGATCTGACGGAACTTTACGACAAGAAATAGCTGACACCCCCGCAGGTGGTGAAATCACCTTTGGTGTTTTAGTAACAAATGTTACTTTAAACAGTGAACTTGTTATAGATAAAGAGTTAACCATTACAGGAGGATTATTAGGTGTAACGATTGATGCTGACGAAAATGGTCGCGTCTTTAATATAACTGATGGTCTTGTTACTTTAAACGATTTAACCATTACTAATGGTTTAGAAGAAGATGGTGGAGCCATTTATATAATCGATGCCGATTTAATTATTAATGACTCCAATATTACAAATAGTGAGGCTAACGGACCATCAGGTTCAGGTGGTGGAATATTTGTTGATACTGGAGCAAGTTTAACGGTAAATGATTCTGAAATTTCAGGAAACCAAGCGAATCGTGCTGGTGGCGGAATCGAAGATAACTCTAACAATGGTTTAAACATCATTCTTAATAACGTAAATCTTGATAACAATAATGCTGGGGTAGATCCTGCAACAGGAAACCCTGGAAACGGTGGAGGACTTCATATTACAGGAGCTGGTGATGCCGAAATTACGGGTGGTACTGTAAATGGTAATAGTGCTGAACTTCAAGGTGGAGGCCTTTGGAACGGTACTGGAAACATGACTGTTGACGGTACAACCGTTGATGGGAATTCTGCTGAAGGAGACGAAGCTACCGATGGTGGTGGAGGTATTTATAATAGCGGTGGAACGCTAGAAGTTTTAAATGGAGCTACAATTACCAATAACATAGCAGATGGAACATCAGGTTCTGGTGGAGGAATTTTTAATGACGAAGGAACACTTACAGTAAATGATTCTGAAATCTCTAACAACGAATCTAGCCGAGCTGGTGGAGGGATAGAACATAATTCTGCCAATGGAGGTAGTATTATGTTAGATACCGTAACAATGGAGGGTAACAGCACTGCATCGAACCCAGGAAATGGAGGAGCATTGCATATTAGCGGTCCAGGAGACTCTATGATTATGGATAGTACTATATCTAATAACACTGCCGATTTAGAAGGTGGAGGTCTTTGGAATGGTAGTGGTACCATGACAGTAGACGGAACTACATTAGACGGAAATACCGCAAGTGGTAACATGGCCGATGAAGGTGGTGGCGGTATTTATAATAACGAAGGTACATTAAACGTACAAGGAGCTACCATTACAGGTAATATAGCTGACGGCACCTCTGGTTCTGGAGGTGGAATCCTTAATAACTTAGGTACTCTTACAGTAAGTAGTTCTACTATTTCCGGAAACACTGCAGTTAGAGCAGGTGGAGGAATTGAAGAGAATTCTGTTGCTGGAAATACAGTTACCTTAAATAATGTAGATCTTGATGGTAATGTTGCTGATAGTAATCCAGGAAATGGAGGAGCGTTACACATTAGCGGACCAGGAAATGTTGACATTACTGATGGTTCAGTAACAAATAATACAGCAAGCCGAGAAGGTGGAGGATTATGGAATAGTGTTGGTACTATGACGATTGATGGTGTTTTAATAGATGGAAATACTGCCGAAGGAAATGAAGCACACGATGGTGGTGCGGGAGTTTTCAATAATGGTGGTACGTTAACTATTATAAATGAAACTGAAATTACTAACAACCTAGCCACAGGTACTTCAGCTAGTGGTGGTGGAATATTAAGCACAGATGGTTCTGTAAATATTACAGAATCTATTTTAGATTCCAATTCTGCAAATCGTGCCGGTGGTGCTATCGAAATCATTGATGGAAATTTAATCATTGATGACTCTGAATTAACAGCTAACGATGTTAATGGAGGAGCCGGAACTGCCAATCCAGGTAATGGTGGAGCAATTCACGTAACAGGAATGAGCGGTATTATCAATATAGACGAAAGTGATATTTTAAATAATGAAGCTGCCAATGAGGGTGGTGGATTATGGAACCAAAGTGGAACAGCGATGAATGTAAATACAAGTACCGTAGCTAGTAATTCAGCTCCAGATGGAGGAGGAATATACAACAACGGAGGAATGCTTGAGTTTAGGGCTTCTACACTTTCAAACAATTCAGCTACTGCAAATAGTGGTGGAGGATTAAACAACGATTCAGGTTCTGCAACGATACTTAGAAGTACGGTTTCAGGAAATGATTCAGCTGCCGATGGTGGTGGAATTTATAATAATGATGAAATGGATGTCAACGCAGTAACGATAACTTTAAACACAGCCGTTGGAGAAGGTGGTGGAATTGAAGCAGAATCAGTTGTATCAATTAAGAACACAATTGTAGCTGATAATACAGCGGCAAATGGTCAAGATGTATCAGGCTCTTTTTCTTCAAATGGATATAACTTAATAGGTAACGATGATAATGATGAGTTTCCTGAAGCTTCAAATGATATTGAAGGAATTGCACCAAACTTAGGTCCTTTGCAAGATAACGGAGGTCTTACTTTCACTCACGAACTTTTATCGGGTAGTGAAGGAATAGACGATGGTGATCCAGCAGATACTTTTGTAGATCAAAGAAACTTCAGTTTAGTTGGAAATCGCGATATCGGTTCGTACGAACGTGGTGGAGTATTAGGAGTGAATAATGTTGAAGCAATTTCAACAAGTACTATTTATCCTAATCCAACAAATGGAATTTTTACTATAGAAGTGGCAGATAGTGTTTCAGGAAAAGTTTCGGTGACTATTGTAACGGTTACTGGGAAAGTAGTAAAACAAACTACTGTTGAAACTGGAGCGAATCAAATTAACCTTAGTGGAATGGCAGCAGGAATGTATATTGTAAATGTACAAACTGAAAATGCTTCCACTTCTCATAAATTACTTTTAAGTAAGTAA
- a CDS encoding M14 family zinc carboxypeptidase, with protein sequence MTTRFTLLFLFLSVISFAQLQSPDEFLDYKIGTQFSRHADVVNYFEHVAENSNMVTYQTYGKTNERRSLTYAIVSSEENIKNIETIRTNNLKSIGLATGSATPKTAIVWFSYNVHGNEASSTEAAINTLYKLITEKQDWLQNTVVIIDPSVNPDGRDRYVNWYNQVKASPYNASQEATEHHEPWPGGRPNHYLFDLNRDWAWASQVESRQRLKLYNQWMPQIHVDFHEQGINNPYYFAPAAEPFHEIITPFQRDFQTQIGKNNANYFDEKGWLFFTRERFDLLYPSYGDTYPIYMGAIGMTYEQAGHGFAGLGINTDEGFELTLEDRVAHHTTTGLSTIEVASNNAATLTSEFKKFFSNTNSKYKSYVLSGKADNIRALTNLLDMHQIQYGYTNNGSVTGYNYADAKSGSMKAENALVVSTNQPKGKMVQVLFEPKTKLSTPVTYDITAWSLPYAYGLDAVASTSLVSATANPPATFKTNTVVSKTAGYIAKWNSMDDATFLADLLKHDIRVRFSEKKLSFNGNTFDRGSLVITRNDNKSNTDFDTAVTELANKHKRELYASSTSFADTMTDFGSPDIKLINKQRIAVLRGEGTSSLSYGAIWHFFEKQLQYPITSINTDDFDDINLRNYDVLVMPDGWYGSILNNSTFKNLKDWIRSGGKVIAIGDAVDSFEGKEDFALKLNKEKTEQESIDAIKSDNLTPYDQREQESTKNMITGSIFKVTMDPSHPMAFGYGDTYFSLKLGNTSYSFLDSGYNVGYLKDEAINVSGFAGDDAKKGLTNSLVFGEDRLGQGSVIYLVDDVLFRSFWQNGKLLFVNSLLFVNNNAFTL encoded by the coding sequence ATGACAACCCGTTTTACGCTCCTCTTTTTATTTCTTTCCGTTATATCATTTGCACAACTTCAATCCCCTGACGAGTTTTTAGATTATAAAATCGGCACTCAGTTTTCGCGACACGCAGATGTAGTTAATTACTTTGAACACGTAGCCGAGAATAGCAATATGGTTACCTACCAAACCTATGGTAAAACCAATGAGCGGAGATCGCTTACCTACGCTATTGTTTCTTCAGAAGAAAATATCAAGAATATTGAAACCATTAGAACTAACAATTTAAAGAGTATTGGGTTAGCAACTGGTTCTGCCACTCCTAAAACCGCTATCGTATGGTTTAGTTACAATGTTCACGGTAATGAAGCTTCCAGTACCGAAGCAGCAATAAACACCCTCTACAAATTAATTACCGAAAAACAAGATTGGTTACAAAACACCGTTGTTATAATCGATCCTTCTGTCAACCCTGATGGTCGTGATCGCTATGTGAATTGGTACAACCAAGTGAAGGCATCTCCATATAATGCCTCGCAAGAAGCAACCGAACACCATGAACCTTGGCCAGGTGGTCGTCCCAATCATTATCTTTTCGATTTAAACCGTGACTGGGCGTGGGCTTCTCAGGTAGAAAGCCGTCAGCGTCTTAAACTATACAATCAGTGGATGCCCCAGATACACGTAGATTTTCACGAACAAGGTATTAACAATCCGTATTATTTTGCTCCAGCAGCCGAACCGTTTCACGAAATTATCACTCCCTTTCAGCGAGATTTTCAAACACAGATTGGTAAAAATAATGCCAACTATTTTGATGAAAAAGGTTGGTTATTCTTCACCCGCGAACGGTTTGATTTATTATATCCTAGCTATGGAGACACCTACCCTATTTATATGGGAGCAATTGGTATGACCTATGAACAAGCCGGTCACGGATTTGCAGGTTTGGGCATTAATACCGATGAAGGTTTTGAGCTTACCCTAGAAGACCGTGTGGCTCACCATACCACTACAGGACTTTCTACCATAGAAGTAGCTTCTAACAATGCAGCTACATTGACTTCAGAGTTTAAAAAGTTTTTTTCCAATACCAATTCAAAATATAAAAGCTACGTACTATCTGGAAAGGCTGATAATATCCGTGCGTTGACTAATTTATTAGACATGCACCAAATACAATACGGATATACTAATAATGGCTCTGTTACGGGGTATAATTACGCCGATGCCAAGTCAGGCTCTATGAAGGCTGAAAACGCATTAGTAGTAAGCACTAACCAACCGAAAGGCAAAATGGTACAGGTATTATTTGAACCGAAAACAAAACTCTCCACACCTGTAACGTATGATATTACCGCGTGGAGTCTCCCGTATGCCTATGGTTTGGATGCCGTGGCGAGCACCTCGTTGGTGTCGGCTACCGCTAACCCGCCTGCCACTTTTAAAACCAATACTGTGGTTTCAAAAACTGCCGGTTATATTGCCAAGTGGAACAGTATGGACGATGCTACTTTTTTAGCTGATTTGCTGAAACACGACATCCGCGTACGTTTTTCAGAAAAGAAACTAAGTTTCAACGGAAATACCTTTGACCGTGGAAGTTTGGTAATTACCCGAAATGACAATAAAAGCAATACCGATTTTGATACCGCCGTTACCGAACTGGCCAACAAACACAAACGGGAACTGTACGCTTCAAGTACTAGTTTTGCCGATACAATGACCGATTTTGGTTCGCCAGACATAAAATTGATTAACAAGCAACGTATAGCCGTTTTACGAGGAGAAGGTACATCTTCGTTAAGCTATGGTGCTATTTGGCACTTTTTTGAAAAGCAATTGCAATACCCAATCACTTCAATTAACACCGATGATTTTGATGATATTAACCTACGCAATTATGATGTACTCGTAATGCCCGATGGTTGGTATGGTAGTATTTTAAATAATAGCACTTTTAAAAATTTAAAAGATTGGATTCGTAGTGGCGGTAAAGTTATTGCTATAGGTGACGCAGTAGACAGCTTTGAAGGAAAGGAAGATTTTGCCTTAAAGCTAAACAAAGAGAAAACAGAACAAGAAAGTATCGATGCAATCAAAAGCGATAATCTTACTCCATATGACCAACGGGAGCAGGAAAGCACAAAAAACATGATTACAGGAAGTATTTTTAAAGTCACCATGGATCCCTCCCACCCGATGGCTTTTGGATATGGCGACACCTATTTCAGTTTAAAATTAGGCAACACCTCTTATAGCTTTTTAGATTCTGGTTATAACGTTGGTTACTTGAAAGACGAAGCGATAAATGTTTCTGGCTTTGCTGGTGATGATGCCAAAAAAGGTTTAACCAACTCTTTGGTGTTTGGTGAAGACCGTTTAGGGCAAGGTTCGGTAATCTATTTGGTAGACGATGTGCTGTTCCGTTCGTTTTGGCAGAATGGGAAATTGTTGTTTGTAAACAGCTTGCTTTTTGTCAATAATAATGCTTTTACACTGTAA
- a CDS encoding DUF5686 and carboxypeptidase regulatory-like domain-containing protein: MTRLVLAIALLSTIISQAQIVGKVTDTNDNPLPFVNIYLKDSYKGTTTNDTGNFRLDVSETTEYEVIFQFLGYKTLTKTINATSFPYVLNVTMDEESVSLDEVIVSNDEDPAYRIIRETIAKRQETLDKLSAFTADFYSRGIWRVEDLPEKVLGQEVGDFDGALDSTRTGIIYLSETISEIAYQQPDDFKEKIIASKVSGNDNGFSFNSAQDANFSFYKNSIDLNASIVSPIANNAFNYYQYKLDGIFYEGNKLINKVKVTPKRPKDRVWDGFIYIVEDDWQLYGVELNTTGSAIQVPMVNKLLFKQNFKFDPNTEAWVKRSQTIDFSFKFLGFQGDGQFIAVYSNYDFQPPFSKKSFTNEVLLFAEEANKKDSLFWKGTRPVPLTDEELRDYVRKDSIQELRKSKTYLDSVDAVSNKVKPLDIITGYSYKNSYDKWSMSYDGIFPGINFNTVQGWNASAGLRYFKWYDENQTEWLSIYGDANYGISEDRLRFTGGITKNFNRTNRLRLSLFGGSKVQQFNAEEPISPIVNTVSTLFFERNYIKVYELNYAKAAYSQELFNGLRLFTNFGYEQRKPLFNTTDYVTIPNKDVSYTSNNPLNPSDFDNAAIDEHHIFKTGIRADITFGQKYMTYPDGKYNLGNDKYPALSVTFENGLGASNDDYNYSQLRASLSQSINTGNKGEFAYRLNGGTFFNGDNISFVDYQHFNGNQTRIGTSSNYTNVFNLLPYYQLSTNKNYFEGHVEHDFKGWILGKIPGINQLNFNLVAGAHLLSIENNKPYSEFSVGIDNLGVGNFRFLRLDYVRSYYNGRSDGAFIFGLKFLGFLD, encoded by the coding sequence ATGACAAGACTTGTACTCGCCATTGCCCTACTTTCCACCATTATCTCACAAGCTCAAATAGTTGGGAAAGTAACTGACACCAATGACAATCCGCTTCCTTTCGTAAATATTTACTTAAAAGATTCCTACAAAGGGACTACTACCAACGATACCGGGAATTTTCGTTTGGATGTGTCTGAAACAACTGAATATGAAGTCATTTTTCAGTTTTTAGGCTATAAAACCCTGACTAAAACTATTAATGCCACTTCATTTCCTTATGTTTTAAATGTTACTATGGATGAGGAATCGGTAAGCCTTGACGAGGTAATTGTCTCCAATGACGAAGACCCTGCGTATCGAATTATTCGTGAAACCATTGCCAAACGACAGGAAACACTTGATAAACTTTCAGCTTTTACTGCTGATTTCTATTCTCGTGGCATTTGGCGTGTAGAAGACCTTCCTGAAAAAGTGTTAGGTCAAGAAGTAGGCGATTTTGATGGTGCTCTGGATTCTACCCGTACGGGAATTATTTATCTTTCTGAAACGATAAGTGAAATTGCCTATCAACAACCCGATGATTTCAAGGAAAAGATTATCGCCAGTAAAGTAAGTGGAAATGACAACGGTTTTAGCTTTAATAGTGCGCAAGATGCTAATTTTTCGTTTTATAAAAACTCGATTGACCTCAACGCTTCCATTGTTTCGCCCATTGCCAATAACGCGTTTAATTATTACCAGTACAAGCTCGACGGAATTTTTTACGAAGGCAACAAGCTCATCAACAAAGTAAAAGTAACCCCAAAGCGCCCCAAAGACCGTGTCTGGGACGGTTTCATCTATATTGTAGAAGATGATTGGCAATTGTATGGTGTGGAGCTTAATACTACTGGTTCGGCTATTCAAGTGCCGATGGTAAATAAACTGTTGTTTAAACAAAATTTTAAGTTCGACCCCAATACAGAGGCTTGGGTAAAACGCTCTCAGACCATTGATTTTAGTTTTAAATTCTTAGGCTTTCAAGGCGATGGGCAGTTTATTGCCGTGTATAGTAATTACGATTTTCAACCACCGTTTTCTAAAAAATCATTTACAAATGAAGTCCTTCTTTTTGCTGAAGAAGCCAATAAAAAGGACAGCCTTTTCTGGAAAGGAACACGCCCCGTACCATTAACGGATGAAGAATTGCGTGACTATGTAAGAAAAGATAGCATTCAAGAACTTCGGAAATCTAAAACGTATTTAGACTCGGTTGATGCCGTTTCCAATAAAGTGAAGCCGTTAGATATAATCACCGGATATTCGTATAAGAATAGCTATGACAAATGGAGCATGAGTTATGACGGAATTTTCCCGGGTATTAACTTCAATACGGTTCAAGGGTGGAATGCGAGTGCGGGACTTCGATATTTTAAGTGGTACGATGAAAACCAAACCGAATGGCTTTCTATTTACGGTGATGCAAACTATGGAATTTCAGAAGATAGGTTACGTTTTACTGGAGGCATTACCAAGAACTTTAATCGTACTAATAGATTGCGTTTATCCCTTTTCGGCGGAAGCAAAGTACAACAATTTAATGCTGAAGAACCTATTTCGCCTATTGTAAACACAGTTTCTACCCTTTTCTTTGAACGAAATTACATAAAGGTGTACGAATTGAATTACGCCAAAGCAGCCTATAGCCAAGAACTGTTTAACGGACTGCGCCTTTTTACCAACTTTGGGTACGAACAACGGAAACCACTATTTAATACCACTGATTATGTAACCATCCCAAACAAAGATGTTTCGTACACCTCGAACAATCCATTGAATCCTTCAGACTTTGATAATGCGGCGATTGACGAACATCATATTTTTAAAACGGGTATTAGAGCCGATATCACCTTTGGTCAAAAATATATGACCTACCCCGATGGAAAATACAATTTAGGCAACGATAAATATCCCGCGCTTTCTGTAACTTTTGAAAACGGTTTAGGCGCTTCAAATGATGACTATAATTACAGCCAACTGCGAGCGAGTCTATCTCAATCTATCAATACAGGTAACAAAGGTGAGTTTGCATACCGCTTAAATGGAGGAACGTTTTTTAATGGTGATAATATCAGTTTTGTAGATTACCAGCACTTTAACGGTAACCAAACACGAATAGGTACTTCTTCAAACTACACCAATGTATTCAACTTGCTTCCATATTACCAATTAAGTACCAACAAAAACTATTTTGAAGGACATGTAGAACACGATTTTAAAGGATGGATTCTAGGTAAAATACCTGGTATTAATCAGTTAAACTTTAATTTGGTAGCCGGAGCGCATCTTTTGAGCATTGAAAACAACAAGCCATACAGCGAATTTTCAGTAGGTATTGACAATCTAGGTGTTGGAAACTTCCGCTTCTTACGACTGGATTACGTTCGTTCGTATTATAATGGCAGAAGCGATGGTGCTTTTATTTTTGGGTTGAAGTTTTTAGGGTTTTTAGATTAG
- a CDS encoding MBL fold metallo-hydrolase, which yields MKRIFLLTLTVLFFTGCNNSEKKKTKEASLTAEVEQPETMDEPASEDFIDITPIEHATMVLQWDDTVLYVDPVGGAEAFKGQPEPNMILVTDIHGDHLNIETLQAVATENTILIAPQAVHDKLPKTLQDNVQVMNNGESAIHSDIAIEAMPMYNLREEALKFHEKGRGNGYILEKDNQRVYISGDTEDIPEMRNLTDIDIAFVCMNLPYTMPVDKAAEAVLAFKPNVVYPYHFRGTEGLSDVSKFKDLVNKGDTSITVNQLDWYPKQ from the coding sequence ATGAAACGTATATTTTTACTTACCCTAACGGTGCTGTTTTTTACAGGCTGTAACAATTCAGAAAAAAAGAAAACGAAAGAAGCTTCCTTGACTGCGGAAGTGGAACAACCAGAAACGATGGATGAACCGGCTTCTGAAGATTTTATAGACATCACCCCTATTGAGCACGCCACGATGGTATTGCAATGGGATGATACCGTACTCTATGTAGACCCAGTTGGTGGTGCCGAAGCATTTAAAGGCCAGCCAGAACCTAATATGATTTTGGTAACCGATATCCATGGCGACCATTTAAATATTGAAACCCTACAAGCAGTAGCAACCGAAAACACCATACTTATCGCACCACAAGCCGTGCATGATAAACTACCAAAAACATTACAAGATAACGTGCAAGTAATGAATAATGGAGAGAGTGCCATCCATAGCGATATTGCTATTGAAGCGATGCCGATGTACAACCTGCGCGAAGAAGCCCTAAAATTTCATGAAAAAGGACGCGGTAATGGGTATATACTTGAAAAAGATAATCAGCGTGTTTATATTTCTGGCGATACGGAAGACATCCCAGAAATGCGCAACCTAACCGATATTGATATTGCCTTTGTATGTATGAATTTACCCTACACCATGCCGGTTGACAAGGCCGCTGAAGCCGTGTTAGCTTTTAAACCCAATGTTGTATACCCTTATCACTTTAGAGGTACAGAAGGTTTAAGCGATGTAAGTAAGTTTAAAGATTTGGTAAACAAAGGAGACACCTCCATTACTGTAAATCAATTAGATTGGTACCCTAAACAATAA